A genome region from Candidatus Binataceae bacterium includes the following:
- a CDS encoding integrase core domain-containing protein, with translation GTEYCGNPEHHEYELYLALEDIDHSRTKTKSPQTNGIVERFHKTVLDEFYRVAFRKKIYGSIAELQGDLDSWVQSYNEERPHQGRWCFGKTPMQTFLDATPLAKEKMIAA, from the coding sequence CGGCACGGAATATTGCGGCAATCCCGAGCACCACGAATATGAGCTCTACCTGGCGCTCGAGGATATCGACCATTCGCGCACCAAGACCAAGAGCCCGCAAACGAATGGCATCGTCGAGCGGTTCCACAAGACGGTGCTCGACGAGTTCTATCGCGTCGCCTTCCGCAAGAAGATCTATGGATCGATCGCCGAACTCCAGGGCGATCTCGATTCCTGGGTCCAAAGCTACAACGAGGAAAGGCCGCATCAGGGGAGATGGTGCTTCGGCAAGACGCCAATGCAGACCTTCCTTGACGCGACCCCGCTTGCGAAGGAGAAGATGATCGCCGCCTGA